From the genome of Neodiprion pinetum isolate iyNeoPine1 chromosome 3, iyNeoPine1.2, whole genome shotgun sequence, one region includes:
- the LOC124214602 gene encoding nucleolus and neural progenitor protein, translating to MEIQWNKKNLERPAMNIWITSRNSIDLSKFMSALDAAIKDLNSQDLLHTEAAVLSRLIYRMKSKFRNDKGMKNMEKVNRALLNYLEINLLKEFTDIRNCVEIDSLAINLPTKQMVEYLLVRTQGFAKLMCRVESVARSAARFFNARITIGHAWTISVVAYAVISRVWFLSRYLLKRCCSWYNNIYEHINQFEEIGPAWLPENSELPENLKNWLDLPWLDQVTDSVPLKDDGKETIFGLIKAQIDDPNDSKLEDQDFESSSMLIKASDDILTIDNEIPKHENKVSAVKYTIPPTADDIGLSIDRETFEQNRSTEVGNVGKKIKKKSKLKRKIENVSSPERNSQNCESTSVKSKSKKLELTEMTVDISAPISKKQKRKIRKSQAKKLFELSSKSVNKMKRREERAKLKNLQKKLKKQTKSDNSNRIKKTILIEKSSRRKENLITKVE from the exons ATGGAAATACAGTGGAACAAAAAGAATCTGGAACGTCCAGCGATGAACATATGGATCACAAGTCGAAATTCGATTG aTCTGTCTAAATTCATGTCAGCGTTAGATGCTGCGATCAAAGATCTAAATTCGCAAGACCTGTTGCACACAGAAGCGGCGGTTTTGAGTCGATTGATATATCGAATGAAGAGTAAATTTCGCAACGACAAGGGTATGAAAAATATGGAGAAGGTGAACAGAGCCCTTCTAAATTACCTAGAAATAAACTTGCTAAAGGAGTTCACAGATATAAGAAACTGTGTCGAGATTGACAGTCTCGCCATCAACTTACCAACCAAGCAAATGGTTGAATACCTTTTAGTGAGAACTCAAGGCTTTGCCAAACTCATGTGCCGAGTTGAAAGTGTCGCTCGATCAGCCGCACGGTTCTTCAATGCTAGAATCACAATTGGACATGCTTGGACTATTTCAGTCGTTGCCTATGCCGTCATAAGCAGAGTTTG GTTTTTGTCAAGGTACTTGCTCAAGAGATGCTGTTCATGGTACAATAATATTTACGAGCACATCAATCAGTTCGAGGAAATCGGCCCTGCCTGGCTTCCTGAGAATAGTGAGCTTCcagagaatttgaaaaactggctTGATTTACCATGGCTCGATCAAGTCACAGACAG TGTTCCATTGAAGGATGATGGAAAGGAAACTATATTTGGCCTGATAAAAGCGCAAATTGACGATCCAAACGATTCAAAGCTTGAAGACCAAGACTTTGAATCATCCTCAATGCTAATTAAAGCCTCTGACGATATACTGACAATAGACAATGAAATTCCTAAACATGAGAATAAAGTTTCTGCAGTAAAATATACAATACCACCAACCGCAGACGATATCGGAT tgtcAATAGATCGTGAAACCTTTGAACAGAATCGCAGCACAGAAGTTGGAAatgttgggaaaaaaataaagaagaaatcaaagttaaagagaaaaattgaaaacgtaTCATCTCCAGAAAGAAATTCACAAAATTGTGAAAGCACGTCGGTAAAATCCAAGTCGAAAAAGTTGGAGCTAACCGAAATGACTGTAGATATTTCTGCACCAATTTCTAAAAAGCAGAAAAGAAAGATTCGCAAATCTCaggcaaaaaaattattcgaactATCGTCTAAAAgtgtgaataaaatgaaaagacGAGAAGAAAGAGCAAAGCTAAAGAATCTTCaaaagaaactgaaaaaacaaactaaatCTGACAATTCGAACAGGATAAAGAAAACAATactgattgaaaaatctagtcgtcgtaaagaaaatttaataactAAAGTAGAGTAG